A genomic segment from Deltaproteobacteria bacterium encodes:
- a CDS encoding tRNA 2-thiocytidine biosynthesis protein TtcA codes for MAQWGKLKFAQQNCLGQAGKLMQQTGMAWPGARIGLAVSGGADSWVMLQVMLLRQRIVPFSFELFVIHLNPGFDPASHAPLAAWLRQHGVASHLETTDYGPRAHSPENRKKSPCFYCAWLRRKRLFDLCQRYRLTHLALGHNTDDLVSTFFMNMLKTGKIHGLVPKESYFRGRLTMIRPLLLLDKATITQACRQWRLPIWENSCPSKDATARSATLRAALDLCGHDKRIRTNMFNALRQWQIETPSE; via the coding sequence ATGGCCCAGTGGGGAAAACTTAAATTCGCCCAACAAAACTGTCTCGGACAAGCCGGCAAGCTCATGCAGCAGACCGGCATGGCCTGGCCCGGGGCGCGGATCGGCCTGGCCGTGTCCGGCGGCGCCGACAGCTGGGTCATGCTCCAGGTCATGCTCCTGCGCCAGCGCATCGTGCCCTTTTCCTTCGAGCTCTTCGTCATCCACCTCAATCCCGGTTTCGACCCCGCCTCCCACGCGCCGCTGGCAGCATGGCTGCGCCAACACGGCGTGGCCAGCCACCTGGAAACCACGGATTATGGCCCACGCGCCCACTCCCCGGAAAACCGCAAAAAATCTCCATGCTTCTACTGTGCCTGGCTCCGTCGCAAACGACTGTTCGATCTTTGCCAACGCTATCGCCTGACCCATCTCGCCCTGGGACACAATACCGATGATCTGGTTTCGACGTTTTTCATGAACATGCTCAAAACCGGTAAAATCCACGGCCTCGTGCCCAAGGAATCCTATTTCCGGGGCAGACTGACCATGATCCGCCCCCTGCTGCTTCTGGACAAGGCGACCATCACTCAGGCCTGTCGGCAATGGAGACTCCCGATATGGGAAAACAGCTGTCCCTCCAAGGATGCCACGGCCCGATCCGCCACCCTGCGCGCGGCCCTGGATCTTTGCGGCCACGACAAGCGTATCCGGACAAATATGTTCAACGCCCTGCGCCAATGGCAAATCGAAACCCCGTCCGAATAG
- the fliR gene encoding flagellar biosynthetic protein FliR, protein MDLFSLDPQILLTFLLALMRVSLVLFLMPFFGGQTLPAPAKAALTLTLTLALWSKLPLTGHLMPAHPFALAVMLAGELMLGLVLGLVIRFLFAAIQTGGQLIGFQMGFTMVNVVDPDSGTSEAVTAHFLYMVSLLTFLSFNGHLFLIEGLLKTFALIPPGDILISPRLTSRVLDLSAQMFLLAIQISAPVIAAILLVDLALALVSRASPQMNVLIIGFPIKISVGFLFLGIIFEIIALHMEGFVSHMPLLFSQLINAMR, encoded by the coding sequence ATGGACCTCTTCTCGCTCGATCCTCAAATACTCTTGACCTTTTTGCTGGCCCTGATGCGGGTAAGCCTGGTCCTTTTCCTCATGCCCTTTTTCGGCGGCCAAACCCTGCCCGCGCCAGCCAAGGCCGCCCTGACCCTGACCCTGACCCTGGCCCTGTGGTCCAAACTGCCCCTGACCGGACACCTCATGCCCGCCCACCCCTTCGCCCTGGCCGTGATGCTCGCCGGGGAACTCATGCTCGGTCTGGTGCTGGGACTGGTCATCCGCTTTCTATTCGCCGCCATTCAGACCGGGGGCCAGCTCATTGGATTTCAAATGGGCTTCACCATGGTCAACGTGGTCGATCCAGATTCCGGCACGTCCGAAGCGGTCACGGCCCATTTCCTGTACATGGTCAGTCTGTTGACGTTCCTGTCGTTCAACGGCCATCTGTTTCTGATCGAGGGGTTGCTCAAGACCTTCGCGCTCATTCCGCCCGGCGACATCCTGATTTCGCCACGCCTGACGTCGCGCGTGCTGGATCTTTCGGCCCAGATGTTCCTGCTGGCCATCCAAATCAGCGCCCCGGTCATCGCGGCCATCCTGTTGGTGGACCTGGCCCTGGCCCTGGTTTCACGGGCATCCCCCCAGATGAACGTGCTCATCATCGGGTTTCCCATCAAAATCAGCGTCGGGTTCCTGTTTCTGGGCATTATTTTTGAAATCATCGCGCTGCACATGGAAGGCTTCGTCTCCCATATGCCGCTGCTCTTTTCCCAACTTATCAACGCGATGCGCTAA
- the flhB gene encoding flagellar biosynthesis protein FlhB — MPQHDPSRTEHATPKRRNKARGEGSVPKSQELPKPLTMFVGLLAVRFYLGTIQGELESLMRWFFQDGFSYELTQTSVLSLLQSCLRSMAIMVLPIILAIAIVAFISVRLQVGKLWAPKIFKPKFKMFNLAQGLQKLLISKQTIVRLLKSVFMAAAVAIGPYIVLKQALGEVIPLFYQSAEGIAAYILQAGQTMFEYALAPMLLIGIADLIYTRWDYEENLKMTKSEVKDERKQAEGDPVVKSKQRQKMMAVMAKRMMKDVPKADVVITNPTHLAIAIRYNVMEAPAPLILAKGAGRVAEKIKEIARQNNVPVRENKPLARALYKVVEVGDTIPEEFYQAVAAILAQVYKTKKRP; from the coding sequence ATGCCCCAGCACGATCCGAGTCGCACCGAACACGCCACCCCCAAGCGCCGTAACAAGGCCAGGGGGGAAGGCAGTGTCCCCAAAAGCCAGGAGCTCCCCAAGCCCCTGACCATGTTTGTCGGGCTCCTGGCGGTGCGTTTCTATCTGGGTACGATCCAGGGCGAGCTGGAATCCCTCATGCGCTGGTTCTTCCAGGACGGCTTTTCGTACGAGCTGACCCAAACCTCGGTCCTCTCCTTGCTGCAGAGCTGCCTCCGCAGCATGGCCATCATGGTGCTGCCCATCATCCTGGCCATCGCCATCGTGGCCTTCATCAGTGTCCGGCTGCAGGTCGGCAAGCTCTGGGCGCCCAAGATTTTCAAACCGAAATTCAAGATGTTCAACCTCGCCCAGGGGCTCCAAAAACTCTTGATCAGCAAGCAGACCATCGTCCGGCTGCTCAAGAGCGTGTTCATGGCCGCGGCCGTGGCCATTGGACCGTATATCGTCCTCAAGCAGGCGCTCGGAGAGGTCATCCCCCTCTTCTATCAGTCGGCCGAGGGTATCGCCGCCTACATCCTCCAGGCCGGGCAAACCATGTTCGAATACGCCCTGGCCCCCATGCTGCTGATCGGTATCGCGGATTTGATCTATACCCGCTGGGACTATGAAGAAAACCTGAAAATGACCAAAAGCGAGGTCAAGGACGAACGCAAGCAGGCCGAGGGCGATCCGGTCGTCAAAAGCAAGCAGCGTCAAAAAATGATGGCCGTGATGGCCAAGCGGATGATGAAAGACGTCCCCAAGGCCGACGTGGTCATCACCAACCCGACCCATCTGGCCATTGCCATCCGCTACAACGTCATGGAGGCTCCCGCCCCCCTCATTCTGGCCAAGGGCGCTGGCCGCGTGGCGGAAAAAATCAAGGAAATCGCACGCCAAAACAACGTCCCCGTCCGTGAGAACAAACCCCTGGCACGGGCTTTGTATAAAGTTGTCGAAGTCGGGGACACAATTCCCGAGGAATTCTACCAAGCCGTGGCCGCCATTCTGGCCCAAGTCTACAAAACCAAAAAACGGCCGTGA
- the flhA gene encoding flagellar biosynthesis protein FlhA: protein MAAPTSNMEINYKRFTKQGDFLLAGGVILILFVMLVPLPTIFLDILLAFSISFSLVILITSMFMTSPLEFSIFPSVLLVTTLLRLALNVASTRLILLHGDQGTSAAGKVIQAFGEFVVGGNFAIGAVIFLILFILNKTVIVSGTTRIAEVAARFTLDAMPGKQMAIEADLNAGLIDEEQAVKQRENLRREADFYGAMDGAGKFVSGDVNAGLFITFINIIGGFFIGVLQKDMNWMDAAHTFTLLTIGDGLVSTIPSLITSTAAGIIVSRAAAEARMGEEFIGQLTNHPRALKLVSGVLLLFAIVPGMPTVAFLTLACVLYGVSIISERLKAESAEPEQKKKKGATSPDSPEEVQSLLPLDLMELEVGYGLIPLVDEDQNGNLLARIRSIRRQFALDMGVIVPSLHLRDNLQLKPGEYVVQIKGNRVASAEIMIDHYLAMDPGDARHNIKGIETLEPAFNLPALWIPSARKDEAVMAGYTVVDPSTVIATHLTEVFKQNLHEFLGRQEVQALLDNLAQRAPKVVEELVPGILTLGTVQKVLQNLVRENVSVRDLLTIVECLADYGHAIKDADQLTEFVRQRLSRTIIKPYLGQGNLLPIISLSPAIEGAFQESIKRTEQGSYLAMEPGLAHKIIQSINKAAEKGIVAEGQPVLLTSPLVRQHLAQLLARFLPTMPVISQAEIPADIRLESVAMVEI, encoded by the coding sequence ATGGCTGCTCCCACCTCGAACATGGAGATCAACTACAAGCGCTTCACCAAGCAGGGCGACTTCCTGCTCGCCGGCGGCGTGATTCTGATCCTGTTCGTCATGCTGGTGCCGCTGCCGACCATTTTCCTGGATATTCTGCTGGCCTTTTCCATTTCGTTTTCGCTGGTCATCCTGATCACGTCCATGTTCATGACCTCGCCCCTGGAATTCTCCATTTTTCCCTCGGTGCTTCTGGTCACGACCCTGCTCCGCCTGGCCCTGAACGTGGCCTCGACACGACTTATCCTTCTGCACGGCGACCAGGGCACCTCGGCCGCGGGCAAGGTCATCCAGGCCTTTGGCGAATTCGTGGTCGGCGGCAACTTCGCCATTGGCGCGGTCATCTTTCTTATCCTGTTCATTCTTAACAAGACCGTCATCGTGTCCGGCACGACGCGCATCGCCGAGGTCGCCGCCCGCTTCACCCTGGACGCCATGCCCGGCAAGCAGATGGCCATCGAGGCCGATCTCAACGCCGGGCTCATCGACGAGGAGCAGGCCGTCAAGCAACGCGAAAACCTGCGCCGCGAGGCGGATTTTTACGGGGCCATGGACGGCGCGGGTAAATTCGTGTCCGGAGACGTCAACGCCGGCCTGTTCATCACCTTCATCAATATTATTGGTGGGTTTTTCATCGGCGTCCTGCAAAAGGACATGAACTGGATGGACGCGGCCCACACCTTCACCCTGCTGACCATTGGCGACGGCCTGGTTTCGACCATCCCGTCCCTGATCACGTCCACCGCGGCCGGCATCATCGTCAGCCGGGCCGCGGCCGAAGCGCGCATGGGCGAGGAATTCATTGGCCAGCTGACCAACCATCCCCGCGCCCTGAAGCTGGTTTCCGGCGTCCTGCTGCTTTTCGCCATTGTTCCGGGCATGCCGACCGTGGCCTTCCTGACCCTGGCCTGCGTCCTCTACGGAGTGTCCATCATTTCCGAACGTCTCAAGGCCGAGTCCGCGGAACCGGAACAAAAAAAGAAAAAGGGCGCGACCTCCCCGGACAGCCCGGAAGAAGTGCAGTCCCTGCTGCCGCTGGATCTCATGGAGCTCGAGGTCGGCTATGGCCTTATACCCCTGGTGGACGAAGACCAGAACGGCAACCTCCTGGCCCGCATCCGCTCCATCCGCCGCCAATTCGCCCTGGACATGGGTGTCATTGTTCCGTCGCTGCACCTGCGCGACAACCTCCAGCTCAAGCCCGGCGAATACGTGGTTCAAATCAAGGGCAATCGCGTGGCCTCGGCCGAGATCATGATCGACCATTATCTGGCCATGGACCCCGGCGACGCCCGCCACAACATCAAGGGCATCGAAACCCTGGAGCCGGCCTTCAACCTGCCGGCCCTGTGGATCCCCTCGGCCAGAAAGGACGAGGCGGTCATGGCCGGCTACACCGTGGTCGATCCGTCAACGGTCATCGCCACGCACCTGACCGAGGTCTTCAAGCAAAACCTCCACGAATTCCTGGGCCGCCAGGAAGTGCAGGCCCTGCTGGACAACCTCGCCCAACGCGCCCCCAAGGTCGTGGAGGAGCTGGTGCCCGGCATCCTGACCCTGGGCACGGTGCAAAAGGTGTTGCAGAACCTCGTCCGCGAAAATGTGTCCGTGCGCGACCTGCTGACCATCGTCGAATGCTTGGCCGACTACGGCCACGCCATCAAGGACGCCGACCAGTTGACCGAATTCGTGCGCCAGCGCCTGTCCCGGACGATCATCAAGCCATATCTGGGACAGGGCAATCTGCTACCGATCATCTCCCTCTCGCCGGCCATCGAGGGCGCCTTCCAGGAAAGCATCAAGCGCACCGAGCAGGGATCCTATCTGGCCATGGAACCGGGCCTGGCCCACAAGATCATCCAGTCCATCAACAAAGCCGCGGAAAAGGGCATCGTGGCCGAGGGGCAGCCCGTGCTGCTGACCTCGCCCCTGGTCAGGCAGCATCTGGCGCAGCTCCTGGCCCGCTTCCTGCCGACCATGCCGGTTATTTCCCAGGCCGAAATCCCGGCCGACATTCGCCTTGAATCCGTGGCCATGGTGGAAATCTAG
- a CDS encoding flagellar biosynthesis protein FlhF, translating into MRVKTFTGSSTKDVMAQIKNELGPDAIILSNQKTTKGGTVCYEIMAALDEPAAPAPASDIAPAPAGNEWTLMREEWSQLRKHLMAVITPQMDVGLLTPRQQVVLDYLEREGVHHDVLLALWEKFRRQPDSPTLSVMSGMLKVLPWLDTAWPHKIHLFAGPYGGGKSCTVLRLSLAVKKARPKTRILIVNADRSQGKGRLYLRHYAELSGLSYRELDSPEQWADLERDAMDHDLVLVDLPGLPGRQPLDAWLRDISGGHPPKGHVHLVLSPLYASGQMDAFVSRLATDSAASIIWTKLDEACNYGEILNQATKTGLPVSLLSVGPELKNTLAQPDTQGIWKLLLRHELPEAAI; encoded by the coding sequence ATGCGAGTCAAAACCTTCACCGGTAGCAGCACCAAGGATGTCATGGCCCAGATCAAAAACGAACTGGGACCGGATGCCATCATTCTGAGCAACCAAAAAACCACCAAGGGCGGGACGGTCTGCTACGAGATCATGGCCGCCCTGGATGAACCCGCCGCGCCGGCTCCGGCCAGCGACATCGCGCCGGCCCCGGCCGGCAACGAATGGACACTGATGCGCGAGGAATGGTCACAGCTGCGCAAGCACCTCATGGCCGTGATCACGCCGCAAATGGATGTCGGGCTGCTCACGCCGCGCCAGCAGGTGGTCCTCGATTACCTGGAACGCGAAGGCGTCCACCATGACGTGCTCCTCGCCCTGTGGGAAAAATTCCGCCGCCAGCCAGACTCGCCCACCCTGAGCGTCATGAGTGGAATGCTCAAGGTTTTGCCATGGCTGGACACCGCCTGGCCGCATAAAATCCATCTTTTCGCCGGCCCTTACGGCGGCGGCAAGTCCTGCACGGTTCTGCGCCTGTCCCTGGCCGTGAAAAAGGCCCGGCCCAAAACGCGCATCCTGATCGTCAACGCCGACCGTTCCCAGGGCAAGGGGCGGCTCTACCTGCGACATTACGCGGAACTCTCGGGGCTGTCCTACCGCGAGCTGGACAGTCCGGAGCAGTGGGCCGACCTCGAACGCGACGCCATGGACCACGACCTGGTACTGGTCGATCTGCCCGGCCTGCCCGGTCGCCAACCCCTTGACGCCTGGCTTCGGGACATCTCCGGCGGGCATCCGCCCAAGGGACACGTTCATCTGGTGCTGAGCCCTCTTTACGCCAGCGGACAAATGGACGCCTTTGTCTCCCGGCTCGCGACCGACAGCGCGGCCAGCATCATCTGGACGAAATTGGACGAAGCTTGTAATTACGGGGAAATACTCAATCAGGCCACCAAGACCGGGCTGCCCGTGTCCCTGTTGTCGGTCGGACCGGAATTGAAAAACACCCTGGCCCAACCCGATACCCAGGGAATCTGGAAACTGCTTCTGCGGCACGAGCTGCCGGAAGCAGCCATTTGA
- a CDS encoding MinD/ParA family protein, with protein MSTTFPMVLSVTSGKGGVGKTNISVNLALTLGRMGHRCVILDADLGLANVDVILGLAPEKNLFHVFHEGVSLRDILAPTEYGFSILPAASGVSEMLSLTTGQKLELLEAMDVLEGSIDYLIVDTGAGINDNVVYFNLAAQERLLVVTPEPTSLTDAYALIKVMKIKHGVEKFHVLINMAKTEKSARDIFAKLYNASDHFLGGVSLDFVGHIPLDPRVRQAVIQQKPFCSLYPQGEAARAMEKVAQNIARWKPLDHLDGNIKFFWKKLLFAE; from the coding sequence ATGAGCACCACCTTTCCCATGGTTCTGTCCGTTACCTCCGGCAAGGGCGGAGTCGGCAAAACGAATATTTCCGTGAACCTGGCCCTGACCCTTGGGCGCATGGGGCACCGTTGCGTCATCCTGGACGCGGACCTCGGGCTGGCCAACGTGGATGTCATCCTGGGGCTGGCCCCGGAAAAAAACCTCTTCCACGTCTTCCATGAAGGCGTTTCCCTGCGCGACATTCTCGCGCCAACGGAATACGGCTTTTCCATCCTGCCCGCGGCCAGCGGCGTCAGTGAAATGCTGTCGCTGACCACAGGCCAGAAACTGGAATTACTGGAAGCCATGGATGTCCTCGAGGGCAGCATCGACTACCTTATCGTGGACACGGGCGCGGGAATCAACGACAATGTCGTGTATTTCAATCTGGCGGCGCAAGAACGGCTGCTGGTCGTCACGCCGGAGCCAACCTCCCTGACCGATGCCTACGCCCTGATCAAGGTCATGAAAATCAAACATGGCGTGGAAAAATTCCATGTCCTGATCAACATGGCCAAGACCGAAAAATCCGCCAGGGACATTTTCGCCAAGCTTTACAATGCCTCCGATCACTTCCTGGGTGGCGTGTCCCTGGATTTCGTGGGACACATTCCACTGGACCCACGGGTCCGCCAGGCCGTGATCCAGCAAAAGCCGTTCTGCAGTCTGTACCCGCAAGGCGAGGCGGCCCGGGCCATGGAGAAGGTCGCCCAAAACATCGCACGGTGGAAGCCGCTGGATCATCTGGATGGGAATATCAAATTCTTCTGGAAAAAACTCCTCTTTGCCGAATAG
- a CDS encoding FliA/WhiG family RNA polymerase sigma factor — MGISNSSGKNSSLPNSSTEPPWALLDGDCFASLDPARKDQIARAFAPRIKVIALHLKAKLPGHIELGDLISAGTLGLMEALGKFQPNLGIRFESFAESRVRGAMLDELRRMDWFSRGLRQKIKKLEHVIREYEQEHGQAPSRQDLEKITGQETSELENTLEALNTQVVLSLDSIQENFVTNKGEDSFQEPSSVVALQDIIDKLAHLINRLSQREQLVLSLYYTEELNMKEVALTLEVTEGRVSQIHSQALAKLKKMFRQEHGNLL, encoded by the coding sequence ATGGGAATATCAAATTCTTCTGGAAAAAACTCCTCTTTGCCGAATAGCTCCACCGAGCCACCCTGGGCCCTGTTGGACGGCGACTGCTTCGCGTCCCTGGATCCGGCGCGCAAGGACCAGATCGCCAGGGCCTTTGCCCCGCGCATCAAGGTCATCGCGCTACACCTGAAGGCCAAGCTTCCAGGCCACATCGAGCTGGGCGACCTGATCAGCGCCGGGACACTCGGCCTCATGGAGGCCCTGGGCAAATTTCAGCCCAATCTGGGTATTCGCTTTGAATCCTTCGCCGAAAGCCGCGTCCGCGGCGCCATGCTCGACGAACTGCGGCGCATGGACTGGTTTTCACGCGGCCTGCGGCAAAAAATCAAAAAACTCGAACACGTCATCCGGGAATACGAACAGGAACACGGCCAGGCACCGAGTCGCCAGGATCTCGAAAAAATCACGGGCCAGGAGACATCCGAACTGGAAAACACGCTGGAGGCGCTCAACACCCAGGTCGTGCTCAGCCTTGACTCCATCCAGGAAAATTTCGTCACCAACAAAGGCGAGGACAGTTTCCAGGAACCGTCCAGCGTGGTCGCCCTCCAGGACATCATTGACAAATTGGCACATCTCATCAATAGACTGAGCCAACGGGAACAACTGGTGCTGAGTTTGTACTACACCGAAGAGTTGAACATGAAAGAGGTGGCCCTGACCCTGGAAGTAACCGAAGGACGCGTGTCCCAGATTCATTCCCAGGCCCTGGCCAAACTGAAAAAAATGTTCCGCCAGGAACACGGCAACCTGCTCTGA
- a CDS encoding response regulator has protein sequence MPVNTNMRVLIVDDFSTMRRIIKNILRQLGFNNILEADDGTSAWETLNRDQIDFIISDWNMPQMTGIELLRKVRASEEFADLPFLMVTAEAQQENIIEAVQAKVSNYIVKPFTAETLGQKINKIFE, from the coding sequence ATGCCCGTCAACACCAATATGCGCGTGCTCATCGTCGATGATTTTTCAACCATGCGCCGGATCATCAAAAATATTCTCAGACAACTCGGATTCAACAATATCCTGGAAGCGGACGACGGAACATCCGCCTGGGAAACCCTGAACAGGGACCAGATCGATTTCATCATTTCCGACTGGAACATGCCACAGATGACCGGCATCGAGCTCTTGCGCAAAGTCCGCGCCAGCGAGGAATTCGCGGATCTGCCCTTCCTCATGGTCACGGCCGAGGCCCAGCAGGAGAACATCATCGAAGCCGTGCAGGCCAAGGTGTCCAACTACATTGTCAAACCGTTCACGGCCGAAACCCTGGGCCAGAAAATCAACAAGATTTTCGAATAG